In Kineosporia sp. NBRC 101731, the genomic window TGATCAGCGCAACGCCGACGATACCGGCGAGGAAGATCGAGTTGCCGACGAAATGCAGGATCTCCATACCGAAACCGGGTGTGTCGGTGGTGAACGAGCTGAATCCCCGGGCCAGGCCGTCACCCCACGGCGTCATCCAGGGCTTGGCCTCCGGATGCATCGCCCAGTACCCCACCTGGGCGATGTGCTCCTGCACGTGCCCCAGCTGGCCGATCACGCCGGCTCCGATCACGGCCAGGCTGGCCCGGTACACCCAGAGCTGGCCGGGGCGTCGCCCGGCGACGGCCAGGCGCAGGACAGCAGCCCACATGACGATCGCCCAGAGCCCGAGTCCGGCGGCGCCCAAGGTGTCCCACAGAGACGCCTGTCCGCCCGCCATCTGCATCGGTTGGTCCATGTCCATAGTCACCGGCAGTCCTCCAGAACGTGGAAAGGATCTGAAAATGCCTTTAAAGGCAATGGTTACGCTACGGTCGCGAGCCGGGTGGGATTACTCGGACGTTGCTCTGTCGGCTCCCGGGCGGAATATTCCGACGGCGGGGCGGTTCTGATGACTCTGCCCGCGACAGATCTCACCTTCGCGCCGACCGGCTCCGGTCAGCGCCCCGGTCCCGACGGCGATTCCGTGCTCGTGACGGCGGAGGGTGAGGCCCGGGTGAAGCTGGGTGAGACCTGGCGGCCCGGTGATGCCGGGCTGCTCCTGGACGGGGTGCGGTGGGCCCTGGCGGCCGGGGTGCCCCTGGTGCTGGAGCACGGGGGTGCCGGCGGTGGGAGTCTGCTGTGGGCGGCTCGCGCCGAGCATCCAGGCCTGCGGGTGAGGGAAGTGGGCCCCTCACCCGGTTGGCGTCACGTTCCCCTCGAGATTGCCGTCGGACCGCCGCGCATCGAGGGCCTCGCCATCACCGGAGGGCTGGGCGGGATCGGCCGGCATCTGGCGGCCCGGTCGGCGGGCTCCTTCCGTTCGGCCGGTCGGGGAATTGTGGCCGGTTCGGGTGGTGTGGCCGGTTCGGATGGTGCGGCCGGTTCGGATGGTGCGGCCGGTTCGGGTGGTGCGGTCGGTTCGGGTGGTGCGGTCGGTTCGGGTGGTGCGGTCGGGCCCGGTGGTGCGGTCGGACCGGGAACCGGACGGGTGTGGCTGGTCGACCGGCGTCCCGTCACCGGTCACCTGCCCGCCGGCGCGCTCTCGAGCACCGCTGACGTGGCCGCACGGGTTCCCGAACGGCCCTGGCCCGTGACCCATCTCGTGCAGGCGGCCGGCCGTCTGGACCTGACCCCGGTGCTGGACCTGGATGTCGCGGTGCTGGAGGAGAGCGCGGTCGAGAAGGCCGTGGCGCTGCGGCGGTGGGTGACGGCGCTGGCCCCTCAAGGGCTTCGCTCGGTGGTGGCGTTCGGCTCGGTGGAGTCCCGGCGTCCCCACCCGATGTTCGGGGCCTATGCATTGACGAACGAGTTGTTGCGACGGGAGGCGGCCCGGTTGCGCCCGGAGTTCCCGGGGGTACGGATCGTTGTGGCCGAGTGGTCGCTGTGGGAGGGGGTCGGGATGGCCGCGGCCAGTGCCCAGGCGGCCGCGGGTGCGGGTTTCGCCGTCGTACCGGCCGGCTGGGGCGCCGATGTGACCTTCGCGTTGCTCGACGAGCGGAACCGGGTGCCGCCCGACATCGCCCTGGGTGGGCCGCAGTCCGGTCCGGGCCGGGAGGTCTGTGGCATCGGGGGAGTGGGTGGTACCGCGCTGATCGGCGGTGACGGCCCCGGCGGCGTGTCGGTCGGAGCGGGAGGGACGAGCAGCCCGGACCGCTCCGGTCAGGACAGTCAGCGACTGGACCGACTGGACCGGCTGGTGCGGATCTGCCGACCGCCGTCCGGGGCGAGGCACCGGCGACTCGGCCTCGGCGAATCCGGTGGCCCGGCAGGCAATGTGGCGCGTGCGGTGGTGCGTGGGCGGCAGGTGACGACGTCCCGGGCGGTGAACTGGCCCGGCGGATCCGCGCGGAACGCGGGTTGAGCGGCGCGCGGACCGGGGTGGATCGCGGACCGGGGTGGATCGCGGACCGGGCGGCGCGCGGACCGGGTGGAACGCGGACCGAGCCGGCCCGGGAACGTCAGCGGTCGAGGTGCTGCGCCAGAGCATCCAGGTACTCCGCCCATCCGGTGCTGTATCCCTCGGCGAGCGAGGGCGGTGGATCGTGATGCGTCAGCTCGAGCCGGGTACCGGAGCCGTGCGGCCACAGTCGTAACGAGACCGTGCTGTCCGGGTAGCCGGGGTCTTCGAGCCGCCCGTGGAACGATCTCAGCGCCCGGTCCTTCCCGCGGGAGCAGGCACCGATCACGAACCGTTTCGTGTACTCGCCGTCATCCTCGTGAAAGGTCAGTTCGTAGACCCCGTCCGGGGTACGGCGGGTGGGCGTGAACCAGAGACTGAGATGATCGGTTCCGGTGAGGGCGGACCACACCCGCGACGGTTGCGCGGGAAGGTCGCGAAGGAGGTGGACGGGTGTACCGGCCGTCATCCGTCGGTGGCCAGGCCCATCAACCGGGTGCATCGCTCGATCGCCTCGAAATCGCCCTGGAGGTTGAGTCGCCCGGTGACGACGGCCTCGAAGGGGCTGAGGAGGCCGGCCCCGATCCGGATGAAGGTGCCGGCGTCGGTGGAGCAGATGATGGCGGGGTCGGGTCCGGCGCCCCGACCGGTGACCGCCTTGCCGTCGCGGACCTCGATGTGGAAAGCCTCGTCGTCGACCCGGAACTCGTAGGTCTCATCGACCGTGGGTCGGGGCCCGGCCGCCACCATCGCCTCGACGGCGAGGAAACCCCAGGCAGCACGCGTGTAACCGCTGACCGCGATGTCGTCGTCCAGACGTTGCAGCCCCCACCGGGCCAGCGCCAGCACCGGCTGGCGCAGCCCCGCGCCGAGCGCCGTGAGCTGGTAGACCTTGCCCCGGCCGTCGCCCTCCACCGGGGCGGAGTCCACGAGGCCCTCGTTGGCCAGGGTCTGCAACCGGCTGGAGAGCAGGTTGGGGCCGAGGCCGGGCAGGTTCTCGGCCAGCTGGTTGAACCGGGCGGGACCCAGGAGCAGCTCCCGCACGATCAGCAGCGTCCAGCGTTCACCGATCACGTCCAGCGCAGCGGCGAGGCCGCAGAACTGCCCGTACATGCGCTTGTCGGGAGCGGTGGCCATGGTGGTATCCGTTCGCGGGCCGGGCGGTGCACGCACCGGTTCCGGGCAGGTCGATCCTCAAAGAGATAGTCACCATGGTACGTCCCTCGGTCAGGCGATCACCAGGCCGGGCGGGGCGCGTCAGGCCGTGTACATCGCGCCGAGCATCGGAGGGTCGATCCGCCGGTGCGGACGCAGGCCCAGTCGCAGGGGTGGTGCGGCACGGCCGGGTGATACCCGGACCGGTCCGCTGATGGCCCGGCACGGTGAGGTGGGCGCGGGATGCGTGCGAAAGATCCGGCCGGGCACGGTCAGGTAGGCGAACATGTGCCAGCGACCGGGAGGTACCCGGTCCAGGTCGAAGCGCCCGGCGCCGGTCAGGCAGCAACGCACCGGATCTCCCTCGAACGCGGGCCGGGGGAAGAGCCCGACGAAGAGTAGGCCCGCCGCGCCCGGCGGTGG contains:
- a CDS encoding DUF6008 family protein, translated to MDQPMQMAGGQASLWDTLGAAGLGLWAIVMWAAVLRLAVAGRRPGQLWVYRASLAVIGAGVIGQLGHVQEHIAQVGYWAMHPEAKPWMTPWGDGLARGFSSFTTDTPGFGMEILHFVGNSIFLAGIVGVALITRHTLGTRSRRWGVMGTWMQGIHGVEHLVLTLSVGLGAARPIGLSTWLGLMPPGPGLWTYRIWWHFLANIVGTAIFAVALRHLWRERAAVRASWETGTAGALAAEDQPETVPVPAAL
- a CDS encoding SRPBCC domain-containing protein, encoding MTAGTPVHLLRDLPAQPSRVWSALTGTDHLSLWFTPTRRTPDGVYELTFHEDDGEYTKRFVIGACSRGKDRALRSFHGRLEDPGYPDSTVSLRLWPHGSGTRLELTHHDPPPSLAEGYSTGWAEYLDALAQHLDR
- a CDS encoding winged helix-turn-helix transcriptional regulator, translated to MATAPDKRMYGQFCGLAAALDVIGERWTLLIVRELLLGPARFNQLAENLPGLGPNLLSSRLQTLANEGLVDSAPVEGDGRGKVYQLTALGAGLRQPVLALARWGLQRLDDDIAVSGYTRAAWGFLAVEAMVAAGPRPTVDETYEFRVDDEAFHIEVRDGKAVTGRGAGPDPAIICSTDAGTFIRIGAGLLSPFEAVVTGRLNLQGDFEAIERCTRLMGLATDG